One Terriglobia bacterium genomic window, CGAAGCCGAGAAGGCGGTCCTGGGCGTCGCGCTTCTTGACGACAAGGCGATCTACACGGCCCGCGCGCTACTCACGCCCGAAGAGTTCTACCCCGAGGCGCATCGTCGCATTTTTGAGGCGATGAGCGTCCTGGCCGTTCAGGGTCGGCCGATCGAGATGATTACGGTCAAGAACGAGCTCGAAAGGATGGACGCCCTGGATAAGGCCGGCGGAGTTGTCTACATAGCTTCTCTGACAGACGGAATGCCGCGCGCACTGAACGTCGAGCACTATGCGCGGATTGTCAAAGACAAGGCTGCCCTGCGACGGACCATTCACGTCGCGAACGAGGCGATACAGAAATGCTTCGCCGGGGAGCATACGCCCGAAGAGGTCCTGAACGCGGCGCAACAGGGCC contains:
- a CDS encoding replicative DNA helicase (unwinds double stranded DNA), which codes for MSVTKFKPSENRSIPCSLEAEKAVLGVALLDDKAIYTARALLTPEEFYPEAHRRIFEAMSVLAVQGRPIEMITVKNELERMDALDKAGGVVYIASLTDGMPRALNVEHYARIVKDKAALRRTIHVANEAIQKCFAGEHTPEEVLNAAQQG